One region of Halomicrobium sp. LC1Hm genomic DNA includes:
- a CDS encoding enoyl-CoA hydratase/isomerase family protein, with protein sequence MGTIRTERTGAVLVVTIDRPDSRNALTADALGTLRDRIADASAPVVAVRGAGTAFCAGADLDTVDALDGDDACSFSRLGQAVADALAGYDGATVAAIDGPARGGGVELALACDLRVCTPRSTFAESGVTLGLFGAWGGTDRLVDTVGRSVAMDLSLSGRVVDADEALRVGLVSRIVDDPLAVAHAVADNDAGAVRTIKGLLAESADGDRQFEREREAFATLVEARAKRKD encoded by the coding sequence ATGGGGACGATACGGACCGAGCGGACGGGCGCGGTACTGGTCGTGACGATCGACCGGCCCGACAGCCGCAACGCGCTGACGGCCGACGCACTGGGGACGCTCCGGGACCGAATCGCGGACGCGAGCGCGCCGGTGGTCGCTGTTCGGGGCGCTGGAACGGCGTTCTGTGCCGGCGCGGATCTGGACACCGTCGACGCCCTCGACGGAGACGACGCGTGTTCGTTCTCTCGGCTGGGCCAGGCCGTCGCGGACGCGCTGGCTGGCTACGACGGGGCGACGGTCGCGGCCATCGACGGGCCGGCACGCGGTGGCGGCGTCGAACTCGCGCTGGCCTGTGACCTGCGGGTCTGTACGCCCCGCTCGACGTTCGCCGAGTCGGGCGTGACGCTGGGGCTGTTCGGCGCGTGGGGCGGGACCGATCGGCTGGTCGACACCGTCGGCCGGAGCGTGGCGATGGACCTCTCGCTGTCCGGTCGCGTCGTCGACGCCGACGAGGCACTGCGGGTCGGCCTGGTTTCGCGGATCGTCGACGATCCGCTGGCGGTCGCGCACGCGGTCGCCGACAACGACGCCGGAGCGGTCCGGACGATCAAGGGGCTGCTCGCCGAGTCGGCCGACGGTGACCGGCAGTTCGAGCGGGAACGCGAGGCGTTCGCGACCCTCGTCGAAGCGCGGGCCAAGCGCAAGGATTGA
- a CDS encoding DUF3105 domain-containing protein, which produces MVDCEYCDGSFDSEDAYLDHLGSAHEGELGSIDQRRVAEHDGSDESRSLSLGPAILIGVVGFSIAIVVYVVVFMGAGGGGSSLPDSGEQAVVSQVTTQESEGTQHVDRGTELTYEHMPPTSGPHYADWATGGYYDDETAPPLGEVVHALEHGAIVVYYDPDGIDPDVRESFRQYGNRYTDDFMSFLAVPTPVEDPAATYVLTAWTKRLDMDEYDEETMRQFMAEYIGRGPEQQVR; this is translated from the coding sequence ATGGTTGACTGTGAGTACTGTGACGGGTCCTTCGACAGCGAGGACGCGTACCTCGATCACCTCGGCAGCGCCCACGAGGGTGAGCTGGGATCGATCGATCAGCGGCGGGTCGCCGAGCACGACGGGAGCGACGAGAGCCGGAGCCTCTCGCTGGGGCCGGCTATCCTGATCGGTGTCGTCGGCTTCTCGATCGCGATCGTGGTCTACGTCGTCGTGTTCATGGGCGCAGGCGGTGGTGGATCGAGTCTCCCAGACAGCGGCGAGCAGGCGGTCGTCTCGCAGGTGACGACACAGGAGTCCGAAGGCACCCAGCACGTCGACCGGGGCACGGAGCTCACGTACGAGCACATGCCGCCGACCTCCGGGCCACACTACGCCGACTGGGCGACGGGCGGGTACTACGACGACGAGACGGCTCCGCCGCTGGGTGAGGTCGTCCACGCACTGGAACACGGGGCGATCGTCGTCTACTACGACCCCGACGGTATCGATCCTGACGTTCGCGAGAGCTTCCGGCAGTACGGGAACCGGTACACGGACGACTTCATGAGCTTCCTCGCGGTCCCGACGCCGGTCGAGGATCCGGCGGCGACGTACGTCCTGACGGCCTGGACCAAGCGCCTCGACATGGACGAGTACGACGAAGAGACGATGCGGCAGTTCATGGCCGAGTACATCGGGCGCGGGCCCGAGCAACAGGTCCGCTGA
- a CDS encoding NAD+ synthase → MAEAKPVQRADDPLDLTLSEAELEAYRDHITDFIADQTDAAGVETAVIGLSGGIDSTLTSHLAVEALGAEHVYGLVMPSEVNREANMSDAERVASELLGIEYDVIEIEPIADAFLEGYPDAEGDQLAVGNLRVRCRAVLNYLAANHRDSIVLGTGNKSEALVGYFTKYGDGAVDCHPIANLYKGQVRQLAKHVGVPDDLADKTASAEMWVGQTDEEEMGLDYPTLDSILALHVEGGVSASATAAEIGVDEDAVARVRALYEGSAHKRAAPPGPDPLC, encoded by the coding sequence ATGGCAGAAGCGAAACCGGTCCAGCGAGCCGACGATCCGCTGGATCTGACTCTCTCCGAGGCGGAACTGGAGGCGTATCGCGACCACATCACTGACTTCATCGCCGACCAGACCGACGCGGCCGGCGTCGAGACGGCGGTCATCGGGCTCTCGGGCGGCATCGACAGCACGCTCACCTCCCACCTCGCCGTCGAGGCGCTGGGCGCGGAGCACGTCTACGGGCTGGTGATGCCCAGCGAGGTCAACCGCGAGGCGAACATGAGCGACGCCGAGCGCGTCGCCAGCGAGCTGCTGGGGATCGAGTACGACGTGATCGAGATCGAGCCGATCGCCGACGCCTTCCTCGAGGGCTACCCCGACGCCGAGGGCGACCAGCTCGCCGTTGGCAACCTCCGGGTGCGCTGTCGGGCGGTGCTGAACTACCTCGCCGCCAACCACCGGGACTCGATCGTCCTCGGGACGGGCAACAAGAGCGAGGCGCTGGTGGGCTACTTCACCAAGTACGGCGACGGTGCCGTGGACTGTCACCCGATCGCGAATCTCTACAAGGGGCAGGTCCGCCAGCTCGCCAAACACGTCGGCGTCCCCGACGACCTCGCGGACAAGACCGCCAGCGCCGAGATGTGGGTGGGTCAGACCGACGAAGAAGAGATGGGACTGGACTACCCGACGCTGGACTCGATTCTCGCGCTCCACGTCGAGGGCGGAGTCTCCGCCTCGGCGACGGCCGCCGAGATCGGCGTCGACGAGGACGCCGTCGCTCGGGTGCGGGCGCTGTACGAGGGCAGCGCGCACAAACGGGCTGCTCCGCCGGGTCCCGACCCGCTGTGCTGA